In a genomic window of Mucilaginibacter sp. KACC 22063:
- a CDS encoding outer membrane beta-barrel protein codes for MKILRILLTIALVNSTMHAMGQTTDHVIGKIVDEDNKTIQGATITAEKITDTTKRVNSVSDSTGRFSLKVMGGGSWRLTIAFVSYQTVKKSFIIANDTAAINIGTIIMYPAKQMLNEVRIVAERPFMTQEPDKTVFDAAKIGAVSSGTASDLLTQIPLVNVGPSGDITVRGKAAGVLIDGKPSPYTDVSTALQMIPSTSVERVEVMPTPSAKYDAAGQSGLINIILKKNIKAGFNGVVNLDAATQFDDHAGTDLNYRNKHIRVFANLNYHANRIFGNRTSQQFFPLDNTTLIQKASNTDKHRDLDSRLGFDYLFNDKTDLSITQNIGSHTINSSSLLTIDSAQNNNRVAATGSNDIMTRNNMYSTTLDFTKRFEKDGEELTATARYVNEQSHTSGELDNINGSFYNSQVNKGNGKNKMYLLQTDFADPIGSNGKIELGYKSTWFIDNNILNATTLNNTTGNYFYNNALSNNFTYNQQVHALYALYSGKLGSFKYKAGLRSELDILSGESRLTNTSTSSSHLNFFPSVYFSKSLTDNQSLSIAYDTRIARPTFLQILPYTDISNPINHQSGNPGLSDAYTHHAELTYVLLMPKSNSMFSASVYYSNTVNSIQLVTLPQNGYLLTTPENIGREATEGVDIIYRLNIKKLFSVTGTYDLNYNTFNGSSNTTSNVSGFWNSRLHLDGNIFLPAKFILAAHGEISGPQHIPQGYNISNRGIDVEVKHNFLKDKVTVAAMVSDIFHQRRQSTHLVTSQFIEDDILKENSRILHFHLSYIF; via the coding sequence ATGAAAATACTAAGAATATTATTGACTATAGCGCTTGTGAACAGCACTATGCATGCTATGGGCCAAACCACTGACCATGTTATCGGTAAGATAGTGGACGAAGACAACAAAACCATACAAGGCGCTACCATTACTGCTGAAAAAATTACAGATACAACTAAAAGGGTAAATAGCGTTTCAGACAGCACAGGGCGGTTTTCACTTAAAGTTATGGGCGGCGGATCCTGGAGATTAACTATCGCATTTGTATCTTATCAAACAGTAAAAAAAAGCTTTATTATCGCAAATGATACAGCAGCTATAAACATCGGCACAATTATTATGTATCCGGCAAAACAGATGCTGAACGAAGTAAGGATTGTTGCAGAACGCCCCTTCATGACCCAAGAGCCTGATAAAACAGTTTTTGATGCTGCCAAGATAGGTGCGGTAAGCAGTGGAACTGCCAGCGATCTTTTAACTCAGATACCGCTCGTAAATGTAGGCCCATCAGGTGATATCACTGTACGTGGCAAAGCAGCAGGAGTATTAATAGATGGTAAGCCGTCACCTTACACAGACGTTAGTACTGCATTGCAAATGATTCCATCTACATCTGTAGAACGGGTTGAGGTAATGCCTACCCCATCGGCCAAATATGATGCAGCAGGTCAAAGTGGGCTGATTAATATTATCCTGAAAAAGAATATCAAAGCAGGATTTAACGGCGTGGTCAATCTTGATGCAGCTACGCAATTTGATGACCATGCAGGTACAGATTTAAATTACAGGAATAAGCATATCCGTGTATTTGCAAACCTTAACTATCATGCTAACCGTATCTTTGGCAACAGAACAAGCCAACAGTTTTTTCCATTAGACAATACGACATTAATTCAGAAGGCAAGCAACACCGATAAACACCGGGATCTGGACAGCCGCTTGGGTTTCGACTACCTATTTAACGATAAAACTGATTTATCAATCACTCAAAATATAGGCTCGCACACAATAAACAGTTCCTCGCTACTTACCATAGATTCTGCACAAAACAACAACCGTGTTGCAGCTACGGGCTCCAATGATATCATGACACGTAATAATATGTACAGCACTACTCTTGATTTTACCAAACGCTTTGAAAAAGATGGAGAGGAACTGACAGCAACAGCCCGATATGTTAACGAACAGAGCCACACTTCGGGCGAATTAGATAATATCAACGGCAGCTTCTATAACAGCCAGGTAAACAAGGGGAACGGCAAAAACAAAATGTACCTGCTGCAGACTGATTTTGCCGACCCGATTGGCAGTAACGGTAAAATAGAGTTGGGCTATAAAAGCACATGGTTTATTGACAATAATATCCTGAATGCAACAACGCTTAATAATACCACGGGCAATTATTTTTATAATAACGCATTGTCAAATAACTTTACATACAATCAGCAGGTACATGCTTTATATGCGTTGTACAGCGGTAAGTTAGGGTCATTTAAATATAAAGCCGGCCTGCGCTCAGAACTGGATATATTGTCTGGCGAATCGCGTTTAACCAACACATCTACATCATCCAGTCATTTAAATTTCTTTCCAAGCGTTTATTTTTCAAAATCGCTTACCGACAATCAAAGCCTAAGCATCGCCTACGATACACGTATTGCAAGGCCTACATTTTTGCAGATTTTGCCTTATACAGATATATCCAACCCTATCAATCATCAATCCGGCAATCCCGGTCTGTCTGATGCTTATACACATCACGCCGAATTAACTTATGTGCTGTTAATGCCAAAAAGTAACAGCATGTTCAGCGCATCTGTTTATTACAGTAATACGGTCAACAGTATTCAATTAGTTACCCTGCCACAGAATGGTTATTTGCTTACCACGCCAGAGAACATTGGACGCGAAGCAACAGAAGGCGTCGATATAATTTACAGGTTGAATATTAAAAAGTTATTTTCAGTTACAGGCACCTATGATCTTAACTATAATACCTTTAACGGATCTTCAAATACCACATCAAATGTAAGTGGCTTTTGGAACAGCCGTTTGCACCTGGATGGAAATATATTTTTACCGGCTAAATTTATTTTGGCTGCACACGGCGAAATCTCCGGACCGCAGCATATACCCCAGGGATACAATATAAGTAACAGGGGCATAGATGTGGAAGTAAAGCACAATTTCTTAAAAGATAAAGTAACGGTGGCTGCTATGGTTTCAGATATTTTTCACCAGCGCCGCCAATCTACCCACCTGGTCACCAGTCAGTTTATTGAGGATGATATTTTGAAAGAAAACTCCCGCATACTGCATTTTCATTTAAGCTATATTTTTTAA
- a CDS encoding FEKKY domain-containing protein, translating into MKTQILFALSVLLLLISCKENKKHAANLKATIIDTSLKWIDYRIGERPPEGYFTAFDSIIKKWNIRYQRIEGGCTALPAQRQMYEKDNPKYFKILQQRFGKDWYTRFQRQVKELDSALHKQSTDDCPRGAAVPVIKKAVFPNVHFALQSDHNTGIETLTLANGDKLTLKQFGCEYYNLSFFFETAQFAADTTDIAYWGNASLSLLRQVRKGLDTPLDIDTALNRLAAHIEKDKLKSGKGLEMGEEIDFGGPDPRQYLTIDQVSQLANKRYMIKITFSYGPI; encoded by the coding sequence ATGAAAACGCAAATACTTTTTGCCTTATCAGTATTATTATTACTGATTTCTTGTAAGGAGAACAAGAAACACGCGGCTAATCTAAAGGCCACTATTATTGATACTTCCTTAAAGTGGATTGATTACCGCATTGGTGAGCGCCCGCCCGAGGGTTATTTTACCGCCTTTGACAGCATTATCAAAAAATGGAACATCCGCTACCAGCGTATTGAAGGTGGTTGTACGGCACTGCCTGCACAAAGGCAGATGTATGAAAAAGATAATCCTAAATATTTCAAGATATTACAACAACGTTTTGGGAAAGACTGGTATACACGTTTTCAGCGACAGGTAAAGGAATTAGACAGCGCTTTGCATAAGCAAAGTACAGACGATTGTCCGCGGGGAGCGGCAGTGCCGGTAATTAAGAAAGCCGTATTCCCGAATGTACACTTTGCTTTGCAATCCGACCATAATACCGGGATTGAAACCTTAACCCTGGCTAACGGTGACAAGCTTACGCTAAAGCAGTTTGGCTGCGAATATTATAACCTAAGCTTTTTCTTTGAGACAGCACAATTTGCGGCAGATACTACAGATATAGCATATTGGGGAAATGCGTCGCTTAGCCTGCTGCGGCAGGTACGCAAAGGCCTGGATACGCCTCTGGATATAGATACAGCGTTAAACAGGCTTGCCGCCCACATAGAAAAAGACAAGTTAAAATCGGGAAAGGGTCTTGAAATGGGCGAAGAAATTGACTTTGGTGGGCCAGACCCCAGGCAATATTTAACAATAGACCAAGTAAGCCAATTGGCAAATAAGCGTTACATGATCAAAATAACCTTTAGTTACGGTCCAATATAA
- a CDS encoding DUF4153 domain-containing protein → MAFQLPSVNHIISSVASTIRRYPFEFLFALAGTWSAIHLSSGYLYGYASHSWYIRILMMAAVGMPLSLAVSLYGRNNGFSGNRRLLVRCVAVAVGVVFLFILKPETYPQHYVVFALLLIAMHLLVSFAAFTGKNNTLAFWEFNKTLFIRFLTGLLYSVVLGAGLSAAFGVVERIFGFSLNWVYQPVWFIILGVFNTLFFLSGVPEGNLQAESLIAYPKGLKFFSQYILVPLATVYLIILLVYEVKILIEWELPKGLVSGLILGYAGLGLLALLLVYPLRDQEDNGWIKVYGRYFYLFLLPLVALLILAISKRIGSYGITQYRYFLMVLAAWLLFLIGYFLLHKKATIKAIPVSLFIIVMLIIYGPQSATSVSLNSQRAVLYELFKEAGLIKKGKLQPIDQKKVKPYIAARMASTVNYILQHYDFQSMQPLLSVNLQAKEQELRISWKNKMYDIPDENGFNFDRINWMQNYLGLSGYEYMQQYSEDRMDMDLNTNYYVRSKQTAYPLKGYDYMMVKETYVDTLSVDTVKGYAIKQGDSFDYDDMIINVGENKFTFPLKVLADQIVKETVNLKPVENTATRQGLDKQYLLPQQMLQIKQSKMGITVMAQVQELSFENTKRNGIKINSARAYYFIKMDK, encoded by the coding sequence ATGGCCTTTCAATTACCTTCGGTTAACCATATAATTAGTTCGGTTGCCAGCACCATAAGGCGTTACCCGTTCGAGTTTTTGTTTGCCCTGGCCGGAACATGGTCGGCTATTCATCTATCATCCGGTTATCTGTATGGCTACGCCAGCCACAGCTGGTATATACGTATTTTAATGATGGCGGCTGTTGGTATGCCACTCAGCCTTGCAGTTTCACTCTATGGTAGAAATAATGGGTTTTCTGGTAATAGGCGGCTATTAGTTAGGTGTGTAGCGGTCGCAGTCGGAGTGGTGTTCTTGTTTATTTTAAAGCCGGAAACCTATCCTCAGCACTATGTGGTTTTTGCTTTATTGCTTATTGCTATGCACCTGCTGGTATCTTTTGCTGCTTTTACTGGCAAAAATAATACGCTTGCCTTTTGGGAGTTTAACAAAACCCTGTTTATCCGTTTTCTTACCGGCCTGCTCTATAGCGTAGTTTTAGGCGCCGGACTAAGCGCTGCATTTGGCGTGGTTGAGCGTATTTTTGGCTTTAGTTTAAACTGGGTTTACCAACCCGTGTGGTTCATCATTTTAGGGGTATTTAATACCTTGTTCTTTTTGTCAGGCGTTCCGGAAGGTAACCTTCAGGCAGAATCGCTTATCGCTTACCCAAAAGGACTGAAGTTTTTTAGCCAGTACATACTGGTGCCTCTTGCTACAGTCTACCTGATTATTTTACTGGTATACGAGGTTAAAATCCTCATAGAATGGGAACTGCCTAAAGGCTTGGTATCAGGCCTTATTCTGGGCTATGCCGGGCTTGGTTTATTGGCTCTGCTGCTGGTTTACCCGCTGCGCGACCAGGAAGACAACGGTTGGATAAAAGTTTATGGCCGTTATTTTTATTTATTCCTGCTGCCGCTGGTAGCACTTTTGATATTAGCCATTAGTAAACGCATAGGCAGTTATGGCATTACACAATACCGATATTTTTTAATGGTACTGGCCGCATGGTTGTTGTTTTTAATCGGTTATTTCCTGCTGCATAAAAAGGCTACCATAAAAGCCATACCCGTTTCGCTGTTCATTATTGTTATGCTTATCATATACGGTCCGCAAAGCGCCACCTCGGTCAGCTTAAACTCACAAAGAGCTGTTCTGTATGAGCTGTTTAAAGAGGCGGGCTTAATAAAGAAAGGCAAATTGCAGCCTATTGATCAAAAAAAGGTAAAGCCCTACATAGCAGCACGCATGGCGAGTACAGTTAATTACATATTGCAACATTATGATTTTCAATCAATGCAGCCTTTACTTAGCGTTAACCTACAGGCTAAGGAGCAGGAGTTAAGAATAAGCTGGAAAAATAAGATGTATGACATTCCGGATGAAAACGGCTTTAACTTTGACCGCATAAACTGGATGCAGAATTATTTAGGATTAAGCGGCTACGAATATATGCAACAGTACAGTGAGGACCGGATGGATATGGACCTTAACACCAACTACTATGTACGCAGCAAACAAACAGCCTATCCTTTAAAAGGGTATGATTACATGATGGTAAAAGAAACTTATGTTGATACCTTAAGTGTTGACACGGTGAAAGGCTATGCAATAAAACAAGGTGACAGTTTTGATTATGATGATATGATCATTAATGTAGGCGAAAATAAGTTTACATTTCCTCTGAAAGTTCTGGCTGACCAAATAGTTAAGGAAACTGTTAACCTGAAACCAGTCGAGAATACAGCCACACGCCAGGGTTTAGACAAGCAATATTTATTGCCACAGCAAATGCTGCAGATAAAGCAAAGCAAAATGGGCATAACAGTGATGGCGCAAGTGCAGGAGCTGAGTTTTGAAAATACAAAACGTAACGGTATTAAAATAAACTCGGCGCGTGCTTATTATTTTATTAAGATGGATAAGTAA